In the genome of Gadus morhua chromosome 14, gadMor3.0, whole genome shotgun sequence, one region contains:
- the cplx3b gene encoding complexin-3b: protein MAFMVKSMVGGQLKTLTGGLTEEKAEGGEKTEAAAQGMTQEEFEQYQQQLEEEKQEREANFAQKKAERATVRSHFRDKYRLPKNELDETQIQQAGDDVELPTELAKMIAQDNQEEESKTSVLGQLTSIQNVDMDQLKDKAQATLEDLKKQTENCSLM from the exons ATGGCGTTCATGGTTAAGAGCATGGTGGGGGGGCAGCTGAAGACCCTGACCGGCGGGCTGACGGAGGAGAAGGCGGAAGGGGGGGAGAAGACCGAAGCCGCCGCTCAGGGCATGACGCAGGAGGAGTTCGAGCAGTACCAGCAACAGTTGGAGGAAGAGAA gcAGGAGCGGGAGGCGAATTTTGCCCAGAAGAAAGCGGAGCGAGCCACGGTCCGCAGCCACTTCAGGGACAAGTACCGGCTACCCAAG aacgAGCTGGATGAGACTCAGATCCAGCAGGCCGGGGACGACGTGGAGTTGCCCACAGAGCTGGCCAAGATGATCGCCCAGgacaaccaggaggaggagagcaagaCGTCGGTGTTGGGCCAGCTGACCAGCATCCAGAACGTGGACATGGACCAGCTCAAGGACAAGGCCCAGGCCACACTGGAGGACCTCAAGAAGCAGACAGAGAACTGCAGCCTGATGTGA
- the LOC115558592 gene encoding growth arrest-specific protein 1 — protein MKCGCSAVVRLLWVKLLVVLLVVEVVVDAQLICWQAIVRCQDEPACHLAYGQYLAACEGNLRGTRRQCPSHCISALIRLNHTRTGPDLEACDCAQDPECVRAKQAIEPCLPRRHPSDAGGIGCTEARQRCEEDGSCHSSLTAYLSYCGQLFNGRKCSSRCKATIQQMLFIPNGALLNRCVCDGVERPFCEVVKENMSKLCSLGDHGGHSEQPEVDDVYEDEDYDPKNDREEYPDPHSGAGRLAFCLPLLYWPLARILV, from the coding sequence ATGAAATGTGGGTGTAGCGCCGTGGTGCGGCTCCTGTGGGTGAAGCTGCTGgttgtgctgctggtggtggaggtggtggtggacgcCCAGCTCATCTGCTGGCAGGCAATCGTGCGGTGCCAGGACGAGCCGGCGTGCCACCTGGCCTACGGTCAGTACCTCGCGGCGTGCGAGGGGAACCTCAGGGGCACGCGGAGGCAGTGCCCGAGCCACTGCATCAGCGCCCTGATCCGGCTGAACCACACCCGCACCGGACCAGACCTGGAGGCCTGCGACTGCGCCCAGGACCCCGAGTGCGTCCGGGCCAAGCAGGCCATCGAGCCCTGCCTTCCCCGCCGCCACCCGAGCGACGCGGGCGGCATCGGCTGCACCGAGGCCCGGCAGCGCTGCGAGGAGGACGGCAGCTGCCACTCCTCGCTGACCGCCTACCTGTCCTACTGCGGCCAGCTTTTCAACGGCCGCAAGTGCTCGTCGCGCTGCAAGGCCACCATCCAGCAGATGCTCTTCATCCCCAACGGCGCGCTGCTCAACCGCTGCGTGTGCGACGGCGTGGAGAGGCCCTTCTGCGAGGTGGTCAAGGAGAACATGAGCAAGCTGTGCTCCCTCGGAGACCACGGCGGCCACTCGGAGCAGCCCGAGGTGGACGACGTGTACGAGGACGAGGACTACGACCCCAAGAACGACCGAGAAGAGTACCCGGACCCCCACTCAGGGGCCGGGCGGCTGGCCTTCTGTCTGCCGTTGTTGTACTGGCCCCTGGCTCGAATACTAGTTTGA